Within Anopheles ziemanni chromosome 2, idAnoZiCoDA_A2_x.2, whole genome shotgun sequence, the genomic segment ATCCGGTTTCCCGAACCACAACCATACCACCACACCGCTAATCCTCCCTATCCTCACGAAGCACCCCACCAACCGGATCAGGTATACCTGCCAGAGAAGCCTTTCCTAACGTACGTGGCACCTTCATCCTCCCTGGTGGCGTACGTTCCGGTACAGCGTGGAACCCAGGGACCTTGGGCCGTACCGAACGTCTTCATCAAGGGGCAGGGATACAGCACCAACAAATACGTTGCCCCCGCCGTGATGCAACAGTACCTCGCGCAAGATCCACGGTGAACCCAACGAGCTtcggaaagaaacaaaagactTCCAGCTGTGCGAGAGAGTTCTACGAGAAATACAGATGTTTATTGATTAAGTTTTAACCGAGTGTGACGAATGTGTGTTTCTAGTACGTTCCCGGTGGTGCGTCCAGGTTGTAGTGGAACTGTGAAACGGAGTGTCCGGGCAGGGGAGCGATGTGTATGGAACCTCGCGTTGCCATCACGGCGATGGCGCCGGGATACTCAGCCAGGCTTCCGGCGACTACCGGAATGATCGGGACGGGAGGTGCGAACCTTGACGCCTGCGAAAGATCATGCCAGGGACCGAGCGGGAACGAGTACGGCCAGCCGTCCAGCGTTAGTGGCGCAAAGGAAGCGTCCGTGGGAAGTGTGATCGATGACAGGAAGCCGACTGTGAAGACGAGCGATAGTAATCGGCTGCTTAGCTGCGGAGTACACCAAAACACCAAGTTACTCTTGATTGCGACTCGCGGAGTGAAAATAGAATGCCTTCCTCAGCCATGTGTGAACTTCAACTTACTTCCATCGTGTGTGAGCTGTGTCCGTTTCGGCTGACCCGTTTGAGgaaatgtataaaaataacaattctCGGCTCTTGGGCATGGTCTTTTATACCCAAGGGGTGGCAATGTTCTTGGTCACCAGTGGTAAAATAAGTCGCCACCTACATTGTGCGACCTAGAAAACCAGAATATGACATTGTAGAATAGCCACTATATGGCGTTTTATTATTACCATTTTTTCATTACTCCCCATTGGTCCAGGATATCGACTCCACCCAAGAACTCGCGCTCCGGGCAGGGTTAGTTTGCAAATGCAGCCACCGAACGCCTGACACCAAACCGGGGCACCATAATCAGTCTGGCTGCATTTCTAGCTCCATTTCTAGCTCCATTTCTAGCGGGCCAGATCCGGCTGACATTGACTGCCAATGCACCGATATCCCGGTGTTCTAGAACTACCTTCCCAGCCACTAAGAACCCGAACGGGTTTTGCCACCGACGACCTTCCGGGCCGCCACTAATCAGTCGGCGTCGGGTTCgaacgtttgtttatttatctgACTATAAAAATATCGTGACCCACCCCTATTAGCCCACGGACCTGGGTTTGCAGGGGCGTTGCGACATACATGCGATTTATTGGGACGCACACACTTTCCCTGTCGTTGAACCGACGGTTCTCGAACTCGAGGGTGTCACACCTTTTCACACCTTTCTTGACGGATCTGATTTAAGCGCTTTCCACCCACCGGTCGGTCTGGCCGTTATGATTTAAATcgttcgaaaagaaaataaaattccctCCTACCCCAGTTGCTGTTACGCTGA encodes:
- the LOC131293409 gene encoding uncharacterized protein LOC131293409, yielding MKAFVTTFLATLLITTCCAHSTPTALFTPYVPVHPLDEGYFPVPRFFHQVETGLVQEHPVIRFPEPQPYHHTANPPYPHEAPHQPDQVYLPEKPFLTYVAPSSSLVAYVPVQRGTQGPWAVPNVFIKGQGYSTNKYVAPAVMQQYLAQDPR
- the LOC131293410 gene encoding uncharacterized protein LOC131293410, with translation MELSSRLLSLVFTVGFLSSITLPTDASFAPLTLDGWPYSFPLGPWHDLSQASRFAPPVPIIPVVAGSLAEYPGAIAVMATRGSIHIAPLPGHSVSQFHYNLDAPPGTY